A genomic window from Vampirovibrio chlorellavorus includes:
- a CDS encoding DNA-directed RNA polymerase subunit alpha — protein MDQQLNIKCVNTTTDSDGSIYGKFVIEPLERGYGTTLGNSLRRVLLSSLKGCAITSVRIEGVTHEFTTIPGVVEDVLDVMLNLKGVVLKSNSDEPLYIRLDADKTGPVVAGDLEVPADVKIVNPDWHICTLSEGASVHAVMTAEVGKGYVPADTNTANKAVDTLTLDAVYMPIRRVAYTVEDTRVGQRTDYDKLILEIWSNGSIDVSSALSQSANLLIEHLVPIASLSGIPTLVTQAQPESESKEEVQAPNITIEDLELSVRAFNCLKRANINSIAELLTKSESDLLNIKNFGKKSSDEVIERLQAFSLYLRPDPEGTVLPVDVE, from the coding sequence ATGGATCAGCAACTGAATATCAAGTGTGTAAACACTACTACTGATTCGGATGGTTCCATTTATGGTAAGTTTGTGATTGAGCCTCTGGAGAGAGGATACGGTACGACTTTGGGGAATTCCCTGAGACGTGTACTGCTGTCCAGCTTAAAAGGTTGCGCTATCACTTCTGTGCGTATCGAAGGTGTAACCCACGAATTTACAACCATCCCCGGTGTGGTTGAGGATGTCTTGGATGTTATGTTGAACCTCAAGGGTGTTGTTCTCAAGAGCAACAGCGATGAGCCGCTTTACATTCGCCTGGATGCCGACAAGACGGGTCCTGTGGTAGCCGGTGATCTGGAAGTCCCTGCGGATGTAAAAATCGTTAATCCCGACTGGCACATCTGCACACTGAGCGAAGGTGCCAGCGTTCACGCTGTGATGACCGCCGAAGTGGGTAAAGGCTATGTTCCGGCAGACACCAACACGGCGAACAAGGCTGTTGACACCCTGACGCTGGATGCTGTGTACATGCCCATCCGTCGTGTGGCTTACACCGTCGAAGATACCCGGGTTGGTCAGCGTACCGATTACGACAAACTGATTCTGGAAATCTGGTCGAATGGCAGCATTGATGTTAGCTCAGCGCTCAGCCAGTCTGCCAATTTGCTGATCGAACACCTGGTCCCCATTGCTTCTTTGAGCGGAATTCCGACGCTGGTAACACAGGCCCAGCCGGAGAGCGAAAGCAAGGAAGAGGTTCAGGCCCCCAATATCACCATAGAGGATCTAGAACTCTCCGTTCGTGCGTTCAACTGCTTGAAACGTGCCAATATCAACAGTATCGCCGAGTTATTAACCAAGTCTGAAAGTGATCTGCTAAATATCAAAAACTTCGGCAAGAAGTCTTCTGA
- the rpsE gene encoding 30S ribosomal protein S5: MSQDNELQQEQSQVAQDAVTESAQPQAPVAQPPRGGDRGPRRGGGQGRGPGGGPGRPGDRRNAGPSQAEDDERNEWKEKVIQIRRVTKVVKGGKKMSFRAVVVVGNGKGQVGIGIGKSNEVIGAIQKGVAAAKKSLITVPLHNTTIPHPVKTKAGGSVVVLRPASKGTGVIAGGAARALLELAGIENILSKSLGSNSPLNVARATLKGLAELRTFEQIARSRGKTVKEILL; the protein is encoded by the coding sequence ATGTCTCAAGATAACGAATTGCAACAGGAGCAAAGCCAGGTGGCTCAGGATGCTGTAACCGAATCTGCTCAACCTCAGGCCCCCGTAGCACAGCCCCCACGTGGCGGTGATCGCGGCCCCAGAAGAGGCGGCGGTCAAGGGCGTGGCCCCGGTGGCGGCCCCGGTCGTCCCGGCGATCGTCGCAACGCAGGTCCTTCCCAGGCTGAAGATGATGAGCGCAACGAGTGGAAAGAAAAGGTCATTCAAATCCGCCGGGTAACTAAAGTTGTTAAAGGCGGTAAAAAAATGTCTTTCCGGGCCGTTGTGGTCGTAGGAAACGGCAAGGGTCAGGTTGGTATCGGTATCGGCAAATCCAACGAAGTGATCGGGGCCATCCAGAAGGGTGTCGCCGCAGCCAAGAAGAGTCTGATCACGGTTCCCTTGCACAACACAACCATTCCTCACCCTGTCAAGACCAAAGCTGGCGGCAGCGTAGTGGTCCTTCGTCCCGCCTCCAAAGGTACCGGAGTCATCGCTGGTGGCGCTGCCCGTGCGCTACTGGAACTGGCGGGCATTGAAAACATCCTGTCCAAGTCCCTAGGCTCTAACTCTCCTTTGAACGTGGCCCGCGCCACTTTAAAAGGTTTGGCTGAATTGCGCACCTTCGAGCAAATCGCTCGCAGCCGTGGCAAAACCGTCAAAGAAATTCTGCTTTAA
- the secY gene encoding preprotein translocase subunit SecY, which produces MAKPKAGAIPGVGDIQAIWEASGLKSKLLFTITMLAVFRLGVQVPVWGVHAERLQGALGSQMLGFLDMFSGGALTSVSVLALGIGPYITSSIIMQLLTVVIPRLEELQKEEGEAGRRKISQYTRYLTVVLAMFQAGLILRLIGSAGAIDPGITPWVFYVQAILALTAGSVFALWVSEIITERGIGNGGSLLIFSGILSRVPFYWTQTEQLVSNDAQKAFFLVILLAIYLVTIGLIIVLQEATRKIFIVSAKRQVGNRIYGGQNTHIPFKINPAGVMPIIFAFAVLAFPSTIFAFLQQQNPTGLMRNVLDFYTMYLAAGKPAYIVLEFLLIVFFTFFYSSIIPSMQPKEIADNLKKYGSSIPGVKPGRPTSEKLGEILSRTTFIGAFALAAITLIASSATSITGITTLQGLGATSLIIMVGVALDTVNQIRVHLLARQYEGFLK; this is translated from the coding sequence GTGGCTAAGCCCAAAGCAGGCGCAATCCCGGGAGTCGGCGATATCCAGGCCATCTGGGAAGCGTCCGGCCTCAAAAGCAAATTGCTATTCACCATCACCATGCTCGCCGTCTTCAGACTGGGTGTTCAAGTACCCGTCTGGGGCGTCCACGCGGAACGGCTCCAAGGGGCACTGGGCAGTCAAATGCTCGGCTTCCTGGATATGTTTTCCGGTGGGGCGCTGACCAGTGTTTCGGTGTTGGCACTTGGGATTGGCCCGTACATTACCTCCTCCATCATCATGCAGCTTCTCACAGTGGTCATTCCACGCCTGGAGGAATTGCAGAAGGAAGAGGGTGAGGCTGGCCGCCGAAAAATCTCTCAATACACCCGCTACCTGACCGTGGTTTTGGCCATGTTTCAGGCAGGTTTGATTTTGCGTCTCATTGGCAGCGCAGGGGCCATTGATCCTGGTATCACGCCCTGGGTATTCTACGTGCAGGCTATTCTGGCACTGACCGCTGGTTCAGTCTTTGCGCTGTGGGTTTCGGAGATCATCACCGAGCGCGGGATTGGTAACGGCGGTTCGCTGCTGATTTTCTCTGGCATCCTGTCCCGCGTTCCTTTTTACTGGACTCAAACCGAGCAGCTGGTATCCAATGACGCCCAAAAAGCATTCTTTCTGGTTATTTTGCTCGCGATTTATCTGGTCACCATTGGCTTAATCATTGTGTTGCAGGAAGCCACCCGCAAAATCTTCATTGTCAGCGCCAAGCGTCAGGTGGGCAATCGCATTTACGGGGGGCAAAACACGCACATTCCTTTCAAAATTAATCCGGCTGGCGTTATGCCCATTATTTTCGCCTTTGCGGTACTTGCCTTCCCCAGCACCATTTTTGCATTCCTGCAGCAGCAAAATCCCACCGGCCTGATGCGGAATGTGCTTGACTTCTACACCATGTACCTGGCCGCAGGTAAACCCGCCTACATCGTGTTGGAATTCTTGCTCATTGTTTTCTTTACGTTCTTTTACTCGTCCATCATTCCCAGCATGCAGCCGAAGGAAATTGCGGACAATCTCAAAAAATACGGCAGCTCCATTCCCGGCGTAAAACCGGGACGACCCACGTCTGAGAAACTGGGTGAAATCCTGAGTCGCACGACATTCATTGGTGCGTTTGCCCTGGCCGCCATCACTTTAATCGCCAGCTCCGCCACCAGTATCACCGGAATCACCACCCTGCAGGGCTTGGGGGCCACCTCTCTGATCATCATGGTTGGTGTGGCTCTTGACACCGTGAACCAAATCAGGGTTCACCTATTGGCCCGCCAATACGAAGGTTTCCTCAAGTAA
- a CDS encoding adenylate kinase family protein, translating into MSNHSPALKDKLLFPFVAPPNGGKGTQTQILSDRYHLPTFDMGSTFRAIMKEGKDPELKAELESYMNNGKLVPIDTVVKVFQKGFEALAESHPEAKGFILDGFPRNNEQADALLKLCQHWGATLSQTIYLNVGLDVVRARATGRRFCSENTRHVYNVNDARLAPRQEKLSESGQPVTDAQGRAIWLCDIDQAELIIRADDEPQTVDKRLQEYEKETNPLIALLREKDLIAEINGEQAPEKVTQAIEQIIHPLLGLTTASQGN; encoded by the coding sequence ATGAGTAATCACAGCCCGGCTTTAAAGGACAAACTCTTATTCCCATTCGTGGCTCCTCCCAATGGTGGCAAGGGCACCCAAACCCAAATTCTCTCTGACCGTTACCATCTACCCACGTTTGACATGGGCTCCACTTTCCGGGCCATCATGAAAGAGGGAAAAGACCCCGAACTCAAGGCGGAGCTGGAGTCTTACATGAACAATGGGAAACTGGTGCCCATTGACACGGTTGTAAAGGTATTCCAAAAAGGTTTTGAAGCGCTGGCCGAGAGTCATCCTGAAGCCAAGGGCTTCATCCTGGACGGCTTTCCCCGAAACAACGAACAAGCAGACGCATTGCTAAAATTATGCCAGCACTGGGGCGCTACCCTTAGCCAAACCATATACCTGAACGTGGGTCTGGATGTGGTCAGGGCAAGAGCCACCGGCCGCCGATTTTGCTCAGAAAATACCCGGCACGTCTACAATGTCAACGATGCCCGGCTCGCACCCAGACAAGAAAAGTTGAGCGAGTCCGGCCAACCAGTGACCGACGCCCAAGGTCGGGCCATCTGGCTCTGTGACATCGATCAGGCTGAACTCATCATACGGGCTGACGATGAGCCCCAGACAGTGGACAAGCGCCTGCAGGAATACGAAAAAGAAACCAATCCACTCATCGCCTTGTTGAGAGAAAAAGACCTCATCGCCGAAATCAACGGAGAACAGGCTCCCGAAAAAGTTACTCAAGCCATTGAGCAGATCATTCACCCATTATTGGGCTTAACCACCGCTTCCCAAGGAAATTAA
- the rplO gene encoding 50S ribosomal protein L15, translating to MAKKSTEAATESAAFLTLSDLKPAKGSVKAKLRVGRGRASGAGKTANRGHNGEGQRSGRSRKRGFEGGQMPGYRRMPKINGFQLVNPRQWLELNVEDLEQILLPEENELTYDLLLTGGLMKIKHDGIRILGKGEVKRKITVEAHYVTPSAREKIEAAGGTIRLMGAEAESK from the coding sequence ATGGCAAAGAAATCAACTGAAGCAGCTACCGAAAGCGCCGCTTTTCTCACATTGAGTGACCTAAAACCAGCCAAAGGCTCTGTCAAAGCCAAGTTACGGGTGGGTCGGGGTCGCGCCAGCGGCGCTGGTAAAACCGCCAACCGGGGACACAATGGTGAAGGCCAGCGTTCCGGTCGTTCCAGAAAACGTGGTTTCGAAGGTGGCCAGATGCCCGGTTATCGTCGTATGCCCAAGATCAACGGATTCCAGCTGGTAAACCCCCGTCAGTGGCTGGAACTGAACGTAGAAGATCTGGAACAAATCCTGTTACCGGAAGAAAACGAATTGACCTACGATTTGCTGCTGACCGGCGGCCTGATGAAGATCAAGCACGACGGCATCCGCATTCTGGGTAAAGGCGAAGTCAAGCGCAAGATCACCGTGGAAGCGCACTATGTGACCCCTTCCGCGCGTGAGAAAATTGAAGCGGCTGGTGGCACCATCCGTTTGATGGGCGCTGAAGCCGAAAGTAAGTAA
- the rpsM gene encoding 30S ribosomal protein S13, with protein MARIVGVDLPRNKKMLYALPYIYGIGLSLARKILQITKIDPDKRTDDLTESEINALRDEIEKNYQVEGDLRRSESLNIKRLIEINCYRGQRHKRGLPTRGQRTKTNARTRRGKRSAPMKKKA; from the coding sequence ATGGCAAGAATCGTTGGAGTCGATCTCCCTAGAAACAAAAAAATGTTATATGCTCTGCCTTACATTTACGGCATTGGTCTGTCCTTGGCCCGTAAAATTCTGCAGATTACTAAAATTGACCCGGACAAGCGGACTGACGATCTGACTGAGTCTGAAATTAACGCCCTCCGGGACGAAATCGAAAAGAATTACCAGGTTGAAGGTGATTTGCGTCGCTCCGAGTCCTTGAATATCAAGCGTTTGATTGAAATCAATTGCTACCGTGGTCAACGTCACAAACGTGGCTTGCCAACTCGCGGTCAGCGTACCAAAACAAATGCACGGACTCGTCGCGGTAAACGCTCTGCCCCGATGAAGAAGAAAGCTTAA
- a CDS encoding helix-turn-helix transcriptional regulator, with the protein MKVKIKELAKEKKDWSLYRLAKELGLPQQTVYSWASGRTQPSYDNMDRLCDILDCPVGDLFEAEPVQKKLF; encoded by the coding sequence ATGAAAGTAAAAATCAAGGAACTGGCCAAAGAAAAAAAAGACTGGAGCCTGTACCGACTGGCCAAGGAGTTGGGCTTGCCGCAGCAGACCGTTTATTCCTGGGCCAGCGGGCGAACGCAGCCCAGCTATGACAACATGGATCGGCTGTGCGATATTTTGGATTGCCCGGTGGGCGACCTGTTTGAGGCGGAGCCGGTTCAGAAAAAACTGTTTTAA
- the rpsK gene encoding 30S ribosomal protein S11, which produces MADKSAKPKRKEKKNILQGVVHIQSTFNNTIVSATDPQGNVIAWGSSGSEGFKGARKGTPFAAQSAAESVAKKAMDNGMRSAEVYVSGPGAGRETAIRALQVAGLEISLIKDVTPIPHNGCRPPKRRRV; this is translated from the coding sequence ATGGCTGACAAGTCTGCAAAACCAAAACGCAAAGAGAAGAAGAATATTCTTCAAGGCGTTGTTCATATTCAGTCCACTTTTAACAATACAATTGTTTCGGCAACCGACCCTCAAGGTAATGTAATTGCCTGGGGTAGTTCAGGTTCTGAAGGCTTCAAGGGTGCTCGCAAAGGGACCCCGTTTGCTGCTCAATCCGCTGCTGAATCCGTGGCTAAAAAAGCGATGGATAACGGCATGCGTTCCGCAGAGGTTTATGTCAGTGGCCCTGGCGCCGGTCGGGAAACGGCCATTCGTGCGCTGCAAGTGGCTGGCTTGGAAATCAGCTTGATCAAGGATGTGACGCCCATTCCTCACAACGGTTGCCGTCCACCCAAGCGTCGTAGAGTTTAA
- the infA gene encoding translation initiation factor IF-1 encodes MAKDVIEMEGTVHESLPNAMFRVELENGLVILAHISGKIRKNFIRILPGDKVKIELSPYDLTRGRITYRLK; translated from the coding sequence ATGGCCAAAGATGTCATTGAAATGGAAGGCACCGTCCATGAATCTCTACCCAACGCTATGTTTCGGGTAGAATTGGAAAACGGTTTGGTGATCCTGGCCCATATTTCTGGTAAAATTCGCAAAAATTTTATTCGTATTCTGCCTGGCGATAAAGTCAAGATTGAATTGTCGCCTTACGACCTCACCCGTGGCAGAATCACCTATCGTCTCAAGTAA
- a CDS encoding metallophosphoesterase, translating into MNRSVLIASLLSLFLVVWGSFVTRSNAVAPSRPTLDGLSAYQGAKPVAGATYRFVAMGDWGAGTPFQKDVAAQLAKRYKEAPYQAVLLLGDNIYPDGNVTKHGKAYFTDTYAPLIEQSVQFIVALGNHDVLAGHQDDQLRFFHMPGYYYSVHKPLVDIFVIDSNRFAKDEVQQRWLAKALHASRTPWKVVMGHHPIYSSGDHGLNSGLRKTLEPILVKEKADLYLAGHDHEYERFQPIQGVVHLVSGGGGAYLRNFEKPLPGSLVRVKAHHFLDFEARANQLTLTVISKTGEIIDQALWPKHAPAQLPSAAVVTPKSAALR; encoded by the coding sequence ATGAATCGTTCTGTTTTAATAGCGTCTCTGCTGTCCCTGTTTTTGGTGGTTTGGGGCTCTTTTGTCACCCGAAGTAACGCGGTTGCACCGTCCAGGCCTACTTTGGATGGGCTTTCGGCCTATCAGGGGGCAAAGCCTGTCGCTGGAGCCACTTATCGATTTGTGGCCATGGGCGATTGGGGTGCTGGCACCCCCTTTCAGAAAGATGTGGCCGCGCAGTTGGCCAAGCGTTACAAGGAAGCCCCTTATCAGGCGGTATTGTTGCTGGGCGACAATATATACCCGGATGGCAATGTCACGAAGCATGGAAAGGCCTACTTCACCGATACCTATGCTCCTTTGATTGAACAGTCGGTTCAGTTCATTGTGGCGCTGGGCAATCATGACGTCTTGGCTGGTCATCAGGATGACCAACTGCGTTTTTTCCACATGCCCGGTTATTATTACTCGGTTCACAAGCCGCTTGTTGATATTTTTGTGATTGATTCCAACCGCTTTGCCAAGGATGAAGTGCAGCAGCGCTGGCTCGCAAAGGCCCTCCATGCTTCCAGAACGCCATGGAAGGTGGTGATGGGACACCATCCCATCTACTCTTCCGGGGATCATGGGCTGAATTCTGGATTGCGTAAAACCCTGGAGCCCATTTTGGTGAAAGAAAAGGCGGATTTGTATCTGGCAGGACACGATCATGAGTATGAGCGCTTTCAGCCGATTCAAGGGGTGGTGCATCTGGTTTCCGGCGGAGGTGGCGCCTATTTGCGTAACTTTGAAAAGCCCCTGCCCGGTTCTCTGGTGCGCGTAAAAGCCCATCATTTTCTGGATTTTGAAGCCAGAGCCAATCAACTTACCCTGACGGTCATTTCCAAAACCGGAGAAATCATTGATCAGGCCTTGTGGCCCAAGCATGCCCCTGCCCAACTGCCCTCCGCCGCGGTGGTTACTCCGAAATCCGCCGCGCTGCGATAG
- the rpsD gene encoding 30S ribosomal protein S4, with protein sequence MARYRDSIFKQSRRAGTILDISPKAAKMKNSNPPGQHGAARKKLSEYALQLAEKQKVRRIYGLVEKQFRRTYEKAVRRQGVTGTILLQFLESRVDNILYRSGLATTRPQARQLISHGHIEINGHKVDIASYKMKPGDLLAIREKSKALAKNLQAANPHHSPMVPHWLEVDETNMVVKFKSTPEREDLDQTINEALIIEYYSR encoded by the coding sequence TTGGCACGTTATCGCGATTCAATTTTCAAACAAAGCCGCAGAGCCGGCACCATTTTGGACATAAGCCCCAAAGCAGCCAAAATGAAAAACAGCAACCCGCCAGGTCAGCACGGCGCAGCGCGCAAAAAGCTGTCCGAATATGCTTTGCAGCTTGCTGAAAAACAAAAAGTTCGTCGTATTTATGGCTTGGTTGAAAAGCAGTTCCGTCGCACTTATGAAAAGGCTGTACGCCGTCAAGGTGTAACCGGTACCATTCTGCTCCAGTTCTTAGAGAGTCGCGTCGACAATATTCTGTATCGTTCCGGCTTGGCCACCACCCGCCCTCAAGCGCGTCAGTTGATTAGCCACGGCCACATCGAAATCAACGGTCATAAAGTAGACATCGCTTCTTACAAAATGAAGCCCGGTGACTTGTTGGCCATCCGTGAAAAAAGTAAGGCATTGGCTAAAAACCTGCAAGCAGCCAACCCGCACCACTCTCCCATGGTTCCACACTGGTTAGAAGTAGATGAAACCAACATGGTGGTTAAATTCAAGAGTACTCCTGAGCGCGAAGATTTGGATCAAACCATTAACGAAGCACTCATCATCGAATACTACTCTCGTTAA
- the rpmD gene encoding 50S ribosomal protein L30, with product MSANNEQQKSDRQVKVTLTRSLLGRPEKHRRVARALGLTKTNHTVVHYDTDIIRGMITKISHLLTVETA from the coding sequence ATGTCTGCGAATAACGAACAACAAAAAAGCGATCGTCAGGTGAAAGTAACCCTGACCCGCAGTTTATTGGGCCGCCCAGAGAAGCACCGCCGCGTGGCCAGAGCTTTGGGTTTAACCAAAACCAATCACACCGTGGTGCATTACGACACGGATATCATCCGTGGCATGATCACCAAAATTTCTCACCTGCTCACCGTGGAGACCGCATAA
- a CDS encoding metallophosphoesterase, with protein MPSSISSSSPKSTRTKRIWGLLALSLALLLGVLFWAFWFEDFDFYRPQTPLLCSEAPAQERPLRFIAFGDFGQGTPFQARLADEMVRLSHRKPYGLTLLLGDNIYPNGDINRLAKSHFEDPYSGLIAQKMRFLAAIGDHDDRKGHREDEMAYFKMPGDYYKVSEGPVDFFILNTTYFVRNPAQRAWIAKALAESKAPWKVVVGHHPLYSSGRNGNTEGTRAILEPLLVKYNVDLYLAGHDHDYERFAPIQGVRYIVSGGGGSYLYNFKQIQPYSEVRLKTHHFLFLEVTPKHIWVKAINRHGDVIDCLDWEKQRAGTDAKPPTESVL; from the coding sequence ATGCCCTCTAGCATCTCCTCTTCCTCTCCAAAGTCGACCCGGACCAAGCGAATCTGGGGACTGCTCGCACTTAGCCTGGCCTTGTTGCTGGGAGTGCTTTTCTGGGCATTCTGGTTTGAGGATTTTGACTTTTACCGTCCCCAGACGCCCTTGCTCTGTTCCGAAGCCCCAGCGCAGGAGCGGCCCTTGCGCTTTATCGCCTTTGGGGACTTTGGACAGGGTACCCCCTTTCAGGCCCGACTGGCGGATGAAATGGTCCGGCTGAGCCACCGAAAGCCTTATGGGCTCACCCTGCTGTTGGGCGACAATATTTATCCCAACGGGGATATCAATAGACTGGCCAAATCGCATTTTGAAGATCCCTATTCGGGGTTGATTGCACAAAAAATGCGGTTTCTGGCGGCCATTGGGGATCATGATGACCGCAAGGGCCACAGAGAAGATGAAATGGCTTACTTCAAAATGCCCGGGGATTATTACAAGGTCTCTGAGGGGCCAGTAGACTTTTTTATCCTGAATACCACCTATTTTGTGCGCAATCCGGCGCAACGGGCCTGGATTGCCAAAGCGCTGGCTGAAAGCAAAGCGCCCTGGAAAGTGGTGGTGGGCCATCACCCGCTGTATTCATCCGGTCGGAATGGTAATACGGAAGGAACACGGGCCATTCTGGAACCTTTATTGGTGAAATACAATGTGGACTTGTATCTGGCAGGCCACGATCACGACTATGAACGCTTTGCGCCCATACAGGGCGTGCGTTACATTGTTTCTGGCGGCGGTGGAAGCTATTTGTACAACTTCAAGCAGATCCAGCCGTATTCCGAAGTGCGCCTGAAAACGCATCACTTCCTGTTTCTTGAAGTGACGCCCAAGCACATCTGGGTCAAGGCCATCAATCGGCACGGCGATGTGATTGATTGTCTTGACTGGGAGAAGCAACGCGCGGGTACCGATGCCAAGCCGCCCACGGAGAGTGTCTTGTAG
- the map gene encoding type I methionyl aminopeptidase, with protein sequence MPERIDRKSRHEISLIRSAAKINAEAHLAVQAAIKPGISTLELDEIAEAHIRKAGGVPAFKGLYGFPATLCVSVNEEVVHGIPKSDKILQEGDVVSVDCGTIYKGLYSDSAVTWPVGTVKPEVLKLLAATEEALMAGISKMLPGNPLDEISGAIEDVCLKYGYGLVRNYGGHGVGKKPHEAPFIHNFRTGEAGPTLEEGNVLAIEPMFNLGGDDVYTAEDEWTVLTKDHLPSAHFEHTVVVVKGEPEILTLLK encoded by the coding sequence ATGCCGGAACGTATTGACCGCAAATCCAGACACGAAATCAGCCTGATCCGCTCGGCAGCCAAAATTAACGCAGAAGCCCATCTAGCAGTTCAGGCAGCCATCAAGCCAGGCATTTCAACGCTGGAACTGGATGAAATCGCAGAGGCTCATATCAGAAAGGCCGGTGGTGTACCTGCTTTCAAGGGACTCTATGGTTTTCCGGCCACATTGTGCGTGTCGGTCAATGAGGAAGTCGTTCACGGCATCCCTAAGTCCGACAAGATTCTTCAGGAAGGAGACGTGGTCAGCGTCGACTGTGGAACGATTTACAAGGGTTTATACTCTGATTCAGCAGTCACCTGGCCGGTGGGCACGGTAAAACCAGAAGTTTTAAAGTTACTTGCGGCCACCGAAGAGGCTTTGATGGCGGGCATCAGCAAAATGCTGCCCGGTAACCCGCTGGATGAGATTTCAGGGGCCATTGAAGACGTTTGTCTAAAATATGGCTATGGCTTGGTGCGTAACTACGGCGGCCACGGCGTGGGCAAAAAACCGCACGAGGCACCATTTATTCACAATTTCAGGACAGGCGAAGCAGGCCCCACCTTAGAAGAGGGCAATGTTCTGGCAATTGAACCCATGTTCAATCTGGGCGGCGATGACGTCTATACAGCTGAAGACGAGTGGACTGTCCTAACAAAAGATCACTTGCCCTCAGCGCATTTTGAGCATACAGTAGTTGTTGTCAAAGGAGAGCCTGAGATTCTCACCCTCCTGAAGTGA
- the rpmJ gene encoding 50S ribosomal protein L36 produces MKVRTSVKKMCEHCKVIRRKKRVAIICLNPKHKQRQG; encoded by the coding sequence ATGAAAGTCCGTACATCTGTAAAAAAAATGTGTGAGCATTGCAAGGTAATCCGTCGCAAGAAACGGGTTGCTATCATCTGCCTGAACCCCAAGCACAAGCAACGTCAAGGGTAA